The following are encoded in a window of Rubellicoccus peritrichatus genomic DNA:
- the dnaE gene encoding DNA polymerase III subunit alpha has product MSADKEFVHLHVHTDYSLLDGCSRIDRLCSRAAELGMKALSITDHGVLFGLASFFKQAQKHGIKPLLGCEIYLVYEDKLAEVNELRAKQKSHHMGLLARNFTGYQNLTKLVSAGHVHGFYRNPRVDMTQLAEHSEGLIGFSGCLAAVIPQKIMEGDLAGAREACSRFIDIFTKEFFFIELMDHGISEQQQCNVELLKIAKEFDLKVVCTNDVHYVGKDDWRPHDSLLCIQTGARLHDEKRLRYDSHQFYLKSREEMELAFSEVKEGIINTSAVAEMCEVELPFGQDHYPVFEKPVELSYNKDKVNFERVLDIYVESKNKVLVREGQEPITLSNEERSKFASNGLYLFELCKEGLEERYGANYDSVRARAAAVEGEIEDEELKRSVRLCDQLDYELAIIIGTGFTDYFLIVWDFIKWARDRGIPVGPGRGSGAGCVVAYVLKITDIDPFRFGLLFERMLNLERVSPPDFDVDFCMRRRDEVVNYVRDKYGEDRVANIITFGTFGAKMIVRDLARVNDIPFGEADKIAKMIPDELNISLDDAVTKSAELQDEVKRNEVARKIIDQGKVIEGMVRNTGKHACGVIIADQPITNLIPVTMQEGDLTTQYPKGPSEDLGLLKMDFLGLKNLTVVSDCQESIRNIRGEKDFDIEKVSLDDELTFKLLGEARTIGVFQLESGGMQGLCRQLEVSSIDEIVALIALYRPGPMQFIPQYIKGKKDRSTIEVPHPLVKELVEETYGVLVYQEQVMQAAQIIAGYTLGGADILRRAMGKKIKSVMDQQKDVFVKGAKETNNIDRKKAEAIFGILEKFAQYGFNKSHSAAYAMISYRTAYLKANYPVEYMAALLSSELGNADKVSHFVEEADSMGIVVLGPDVNESRESFTPVLDGEAGGRIRFGLAAVKGVGDAAARLILEERDERGAFEGFRDFIERVDTKACNRRVLECLIKTGAFDYAGVDRQHMLDSLDGMLNEVADLEKDKASGQANMFDMLADDSSSDDKASSDQSGFNTSGSLMENLTKLEYERELLGFYISGHPVNQFAGLDQYVNSFGPDEDLKQWDREGFRLVGVINNVVKRLTKKDNRPWCYFSLSTLKSTHQVNVFPDAYEANLGQFEDGALVCVTGEIRYDSERSEVRLNASHLGAADKAIQAFLNSVTFYVDPAEPDFSDFISTLSDFLQNHEGPTEVKLGVMVEPGKALIAELAQSLHARLSPEGFKKLKAHPAVRRVTGEGKNAPTPERPRWERASA; this is encoded by the coding sequence ATGTCAGCCGATAAAGAATTCGTCCACCTTCACGTTCACACAGATTACAGTCTCCTGGATGGCTGTTCGAGGATTGATCGTTTGTGCTCAAGGGCGGCGGAATTAGGGATGAAAGCCCTGTCGATTACGGATCATGGCGTGCTCTTTGGGTTAGCTAGCTTTTTCAAGCAGGCGCAAAAGCATGGGATCAAGCCATTGCTCGGTTGCGAGATCTATCTGGTCTATGAAGACAAACTGGCCGAGGTCAATGAGCTGCGGGCTAAGCAGAAGAGTCATCATATGGGTTTGCTGGCGCGAAACTTCACTGGTTACCAAAACCTGACCAAGCTGGTTAGTGCCGGTCATGTGCATGGCTTTTATCGCAACCCGCGCGTAGATATGACGCAACTAGCGGAGCATAGTGAGGGGTTGATCGGCTTCAGCGGATGTCTTGCCGCGGTGATTCCGCAAAAGATCATGGAAGGCGATCTAGCAGGTGCGCGCGAGGCTTGTAGTCGTTTCATTGATATCTTTACGAAGGAGTTCTTTTTCATCGAACTGATGGATCACGGCATTTCCGAGCAGCAGCAATGCAATGTTGAGCTACTCAAGATCGCCAAGGAGTTCGATCTTAAGGTGGTTTGTACGAATGATGTCCATTATGTCGGCAAGGACGACTGGCGGCCGCATGACAGTTTACTTTGCATCCAGACTGGTGCCCGACTCCACGATGAAAAGCGACTCCGTTATGATTCGCATCAGTTCTATCTGAAGAGCCGCGAAGAAATGGAGTTAGCTTTCAGCGAAGTCAAAGAGGGCATTATCAATACTTCGGCTGTCGCGGAAATGTGCGAAGTGGAGCTGCCGTTTGGGCAGGACCACTACCCGGTATTTGAGAAGCCTGTCGAGCTGAGTTATAATAAGGACAAGGTTAACTTCGAGCGCGTTCTTGATATATACGTTGAAAGCAAGAATAAGGTTCTGGTTCGTGAAGGTCAGGAGCCGATTACACTGAGTAATGAAGAACGGTCCAAGTTTGCCAGTAATGGCCTCTACCTCTTCGAACTTTGTAAAGAAGGTCTGGAAGAGCGCTATGGTGCCAATTATGATTCAGTCAGAGCTCGGGCAGCTGCTGTCGAAGGTGAGATCGAAGACGAGGAGCTTAAGCGAAGCGTGCGCCTTTGCGATCAGTTGGATTATGAATTGGCCATCATTATCGGGACGGGTTTTACAGATTACTTCCTGATTGTTTGGGACTTTATCAAATGGGCGCGTGACCGCGGTATTCCAGTAGGGCCGGGACGTGGTTCTGGTGCAGGTTGCGTAGTCGCCTATGTCTTAAAGATCACCGACATCGACCCGTTCCGTTTCGGTTTACTTTTCGAACGTATGCTGAATCTGGAGCGTGTCTCTCCGCCGGACTTTGACGTCGACTTCTGTATGCGTCGCCGTGATGAGGTCGTTAATTACGTTCGTGACAAATACGGCGAAGACCGCGTGGCCAACATCATTACCTTTGGAACCTTTGGCGCCAAGATGATCGTCCGCGACCTTGCACGAGTGAATGACATCCCCTTCGGCGAAGCGGACAAAATTGCCAAGATGATTCCAGACGAGCTGAACATCTCACTGGATGATGCCGTGACAAAGTCTGCTGAACTTCAGGATGAGGTTAAGCGCAACGAGGTAGCCAGGAAAATCATCGATCAGGGCAAGGTAATCGAAGGGATGGTTCGTAATACAGGTAAACATGCCTGTGGAGTCATTATTGCGGACCAGCCGATCACCAATCTCATTCCTGTGACCATGCAGGAAGGAGACCTGACGACGCAGTATCCCAAAGGGCCAAGCGAAGACCTGGGATTGCTCAAGATGGACTTTCTCGGGCTGAAGAATTTGACCGTCGTCTCTGATTGTCAGGAGTCCATTCGAAATATCCGAGGAGAGAAGGACTTCGATATTGAGAAAGTTTCCCTTGATGACGAACTGACGTTCAAACTTCTGGGCGAAGCGCGAACCATTGGTGTCTTCCAGTTGGAGTCGGGTGGTATGCAGGGCTTGTGTCGCCAGTTGGAGGTTTCTTCGATTGATGAGATCGTGGCATTGATTGCGCTCTACCGTCCAGGGCCGATGCAGTTTATTCCCCAATACATTAAAGGGAAAAAGGATCGTTCGACCATTGAAGTGCCGCATCCGCTGGTTAAGGAACTGGTGGAAGAAACCTACGGCGTTCTGGTTTATCAGGAGCAGGTTATGCAGGCGGCGCAAATTATTGCTGGATACACCCTGGGTGGTGCGGATATTCTTCGTCGTGCGATGGGGAAGAAGATCAAGTCCGTCATGGACCAGCAGAAAGACGTCTTTGTCAAAGGTGCCAAGGAAACCAATAATATTGATCGCAAAAAGGCGGAAGCGATTTTTGGTATTCTGGAAAAGTTCGCTCAATACGGATTTAACAAATCCCACTCGGCGGCGTATGCCATGATCAGCTACCGGACGGCTTACTTGAAGGCCAATTATCCGGTGGAATACATGGCGGCTTTGCTTTCCTCCGAGCTCGGTAATGCAGACAAAGTAAGCCACTTTGTTGAGGAAGCGGATAGCATGGGGATCGTTGTCCTCGGACCAGACGTGAATGAATCACGTGAGAGTTTTACACCGGTTCTTGATGGTGAAGCAGGTGGCCGCATTCGTTTTGGTTTGGCGGCGGTCAAAGGGGTAGGGGATGCCGCTGCCCGTTTGATCCTTGAAGAACGAGATGAGCGCGGAGCTTTTGAAGGCTTTAGAGACTTTATCGAACGTGTAGACACGAAGGCATGCAACCGTCGTGTTTTGGAATGTTTGATTAAGACTGGTGCCTTTGATTATGCCGGAGTGGACCGCCAGCATATGCTGGATTCCCTTGACGGGATGTTGAACGAAGTCGCTGACCTGGAGAAAGACAAGGCTAGCGGTCAGGCTAACATGTTCGATATGCTTGCTGATGATTCGTCTTCAGATGATAAAGCATCTTCGGACCAGAGTGGCTTTAATACGAGTGGTTCGCTGATGGAGAATCTGACGAAACTTGAGTACGAACGTGAGTTGCTCGGATTCTACATTTCAGGGCATCCAGTGAATCAGTTTGCCGGACTCGATCAGTATGTTAATTCCTTTGGGCCGGATGAAGATTTAAAGCAATGGGATCGTGAAGGCTTCCGGCTTGTTGGTGTCATCAATAACGTAGTGAAACGTCTTACGAAAAAAGATAATCGCCCATGGTGTTATTTCTCACTCTCAACTTTAAAAAGCACGCATCAGGTCAATGTGTTCCCAGATGCATACGAAGCAAATCTCGGACAGTTTGAGGATGGAGCTTTGGTCTGTGTGACCGGCGAAATTCGTTATGATAGCGAGCGCAGTGAGGTTCGCCTGAATGCAAGCCATCTTGGTGCAGCTGATAAGGCGATTCAGGCTTTTCTCAATTCGGTGACTTTTTATGTCGATCCGGCGGAGCCGGATTTCAGCGATTTCATTTCAACTTTGTCCGACTTTTTGCAAAACCATGAAGGACCAACCGAAGTGAAGCTCGGAGTGATGGTTGAACCAGGCAAGGCACTCATTGCCGAACTTGCCCAATCACTCCACGCACGTTTGTCTCCTGAAGGCTTTAAGAAACTAAAAGCTCATCCGGCTGTTCGTCGTGTTACTGGTGAAGGCAAAAATGCGCCGACACCGGAGCGTCCACGCTGGGAGCGCGCGAGTGCTTAG
- a CDS encoding RDD family protein, giving the protein MKIFYLAEGQQQGPVTEIEILSLYNNSTVNDETLIWYEQLNDWTPLSRVKSILLPQNKQSRQAPAAAPQVTVVSVADNDSSANSPLMTESRSPFELNTDNQKQNLSSNRLKLRSSSNKDTSAKTDDVIEANEESADSKAAPADPAQPPLTNNAPPPVIPGIPDLSQVQTNETAAKESSGIPLPAGHEATDEEIDPLEQYKGLAGFGHRTGAFLLDWLIIGLANFIITGIIVALFFFIMTFVWKNNPYFFEDHPMYTNMQNVGIIAIMGVFNLTPFFISAFFISRFMGSPGQLILGLNTIHPDGALLTLVDAFKRSIFPWAPFILVNLALSPGVGEPFGLAFIILSILSVVFAAVCYFWFFKGDSKQCLQDKVCHTVVCAKR; this is encoded by the coding sequence ATGAAAATATTCTATCTTGCCGAAGGCCAACAACAAGGACCTGTCACTGAAATTGAAATTCTTTCCCTGTACAATAATAGTACAGTCAACGATGAAACACTCATATGGTATGAACAACTGAATGACTGGACTCCACTCTCCAGAGTTAAATCCATTCTGCTACCGCAGAACAAACAAAGTCGGCAAGCACCAGCAGCAGCGCCACAAGTTACCGTTGTTTCAGTGGCTGACAATGACTCTTCCGCGAACAGTCCATTAATGACCGAGTCCCGCAGTCCGTTTGAGCTCAATACCGATAATCAAAAACAAAACCTGTCAAGTAATCGATTAAAGTTAAGAAGCAGCAGCAATAAAGATACATCTGCAAAGACAGACGATGTAATTGAAGCTAACGAAGAATCTGCGGATAGTAAGGCGGCTCCGGCTGATCCTGCTCAACCACCACTAACCAATAACGCACCACCACCTGTTATTCCTGGAATACCAGACCTTTCCCAGGTACAAACAAACGAAACTGCCGCAAAAGAAAGCAGTGGTATTCCTCTCCCGGCAGGACATGAGGCAACCGATGAGGAAATAGATCCTCTTGAACAGTACAAAGGGCTGGCAGGATTCGGTCACCGTACAGGAGCTTTTCTCTTAGACTGGCTTATCATTGGTTTGGCCAACTTCATCATTACTGGAATCATAGTCGCGCTGTTTTTCTTTATCATGACATTCGTCTGGAAAAATAATCCTTATTTCTTCGAGGATCACCCAATGTATACAAATATGCAAAACGTTGGAATCATAGCGATTATGGGTGTTTTCAACCTGACTCCTTTTTTCATAAGCGCATTCTTTATAAGCCGATTCATGGGGTCGCCAGGCCAGCTCATTCTCGGGCTGAATACAATTCACCCTGATGGAGCATTACTCACTCTTGTTGACGCTTTCAAACGAAGCATCTTTCCTTGGGCACCCTTTATTCTAGTAAACCTGGCCCTAAGCCCTGGCGTCGGTGAGCCATTCGGATTAGCCTTTATTATCCTCAGTATTCTTTCCGTTGTCTTTGCTGCCGTTTGCTACTTTTGGTTTTTTAAAGGCGATAGCAAACAATGCTTACAAGATAAGGTCTGCCATACTGTCGTATGCGCCAAAAGGTAA
- a CDS encoding Bax inhibitor-1 family protein, giving the protein MNTDSYPVRSLADAAPSARALFIRRTYIHLAFALLAFVGLEAFLLQLPISAEISQKILSSQYGWLMVLGGFLVVGWLARGFAANAQSKGMQYLGLGLYVVLEALIFVPLLLIAIAQTGGTGILVQAGVMTGLLFAGLTATAFITRKDFSWMRSALTMGFFVALGLIIAGVFFGFDLGFWFSAAMILLASGAILYTTSNIIHHYGEDQYVAASLELFAAVALLLWYVVRILMSRE; this is encoded by the coding sequence ATGAATACTGACAGTTATCCAGTTCGCTCTCTCGCAGACGCCGCACCAAGCGCGCGCGCACTGTTCATTCGCCGGACCTACATTCACCTGGCTTTCGCCCTCCTCGCTTTTGTTGGACTCGAAGCATTCCTGCTTCAACTTCCGATCTCAGCTGAAATCAGTCAAAAGATCCTGTCATCCCAGTATGGCTGGCTGATGGTTCTTGGTGGTTTTCTGGTTGTAGGATGGTTGGCCAGAGGATTTGCGGCCAATGCACAATCCAAAGGTATGCAATATCTTGGCCTTGGGCTTTACGTTGTTCTAGAGGCATTGATTTTCGTCCCATTGCTACTGATTGCCATCGCTCAAACTGGTGGCACTGGCATTCTGGTTCAAGCCGGAGTCATGACAGGGCTGCTCTTTGCTGGGTTAACCGCAACAGCCTTCATCACACGCAAAGATTTCTCCTGGATGCGCTCCGCGCTGACCATGGGCTTCTTCGTTGCTCTTGGCCTGATAATCGCTGGAGTTTTCTTCGGCTTTGATCTCGGGTTCTGGTTCAGCGCTGCGATGATCCTTCTGGCCAGTGGTGCGATTCTTTATACAACATCGAACATCATCCACCACTATGGTGAAGACCAGTATGTAGCCGCTTCACTTGAGCTCTTTGCTGCCGTCGCACTCCTACTCTGGTATGTTGTGCGTATCCTGATGTCTCGCGAATAG
- a CDS encoding NAD-dependent malic enzyme, with product MFDATLKSHPATGEDYLAIRSRGHDLLNNPFLNKGMAFTREERITLGLNGLLPYAERDIETQLAEALEEINSKPTNLQKNIFLTALLDRNETLFYRLVHDHISEMVPLIYTPVVGEAIANYSHIYNRPRGIYLSYPDRDHMDELLDHRWFRNVDLICVTDGERILGLGDQGAGGIGITIGKLALYTICSGINPTTCLPVGLDVGTNNQKLLDDPEYVGWRHERIRGADYDSFIEQFVETVQRKFPHVYLHWEDFGKSNATRILNTYRERLCTFNDDIQGTGAVVVATVSAALKTISSRYRDQRVAFLGAGTAGVGIADQMKAAMVRDGLSEEEARKRFYLIDVNGLLQEGQDIAGFQKPYAFNPTELSSWEFDNADNITLAEVVANASPTILIGVSSQAGAFTESIVREMATKVERPIIMPLSNPTSKCEAVPDDLARWTGGRAIIATGSPFDDVEYEGKTIPLSQCNNAFIFPGLGLGVVATKPKVVSDGMIEAAVETLAECAPSLQDPNAKLLPRLEDAREVCRKIAMAVGEVAYEEQLAQVGDPHELELRIDEKTWEPRYLPYRAE from the coding sequence ATGTTTGACGCTACGCTGAAATCACATCCTGCAACAGGAGAAGACTATCTTGCGATTCGGAGCCGTGGGCATGATCTCTTGAACAATCCCTTTTTGAACAAGGGAATGGCCTTTACGCGCGAAGAGCGGATTACTCTCGGGCTTAATGGGCTTTTGCCTTACGCAGAGCGGGATATCGAGACACAGCTGGCCGAGGCACTTGAGGAAATTAATTCAAAGCCAACAAACCTCCAAAAGAATATTTTCCTGACTGCTTTGCTGGATCGCAACGAGACGCTTTTCTACCGGCTTGTTCATGATCACATCAGTGAAATGGTGCCCCTGATCTATACGCCCGTGGTTGGAGAAGCCATTGCGAATTACAGTCATATTTATAACCGCCCCAGGGGCATTTATCTGAGTTACCCTGACAGAGACCACATGGATGAGTTATTGGATCACCGTTGGTTCCGTAACGTGGATTTAATCTGTGTCACAGATGGTGAACGTATTCTGGGCCTTGGAGATCAGGGAGCCGGCGGCATTGGTATTACAATTGGGAAGCTCGCCCTTTATACAATTTGTTCGGGAATCAATCCGACCACTTGCCTGCCTGTCGGTCTTGATGTGGGAACCAATAATCAGAAACTGCTGGATGATCCGGAATATGTTGGTTGGAGGCACGAGCGTATTCGTGGAGCTGATTATGACAGCTTTATTGAGCAGTTTGTTGAAACTGTTCAGAGGAAGTTTCCTCATGTTTATCTGCATTGGGAAGACTTTGGGAAATCCAATGCAACACGCATTCTCAATACCTACCGCGAACGCCTTTGCACCTTTAATGATGATATTCAAGGTACCGGTGCAGTGGTCGTGGCAACAGTCAGTGCCGCCCTCAAAACGATTAGCAGCCGCTATCGCGATCAACGGGTGGCATTTCTTGGTGCTGGAACGGCTGGTGTTGGGATTGCTGATCAGATGAAGGCCGCGATGGTTCGTGACGGCCTTTCAGAAGAGGAAGCGAGGAAGCGTTTCTATCTCATTGATGTCAATGGACTCTTGCAGGAAGGGCAGGATATCGCCGGTTTTCAGAAACCTTATGCCTTCAATCCGACTGAATTGAGCTCATGGGAATTTGATAATGCCGACAACATTACTTTGGCTGAGGTAGTGGCCAATGCTAGCCCCACGATCCTGATTGGGGTTTCATCTCAGGCGGGAGCATTTACTGAGTCGATTGTTCGGGAAATGGCGACCAAGGTGGAACGGCCGATCATCATGCCATTGAGTAACCCGACATCAAAATGCGAAGCAGTGCCCGACGATTTAGCTCGCTGGACCGGAGGGCGCGCAATCATTGCCACTGGGAGTCCTTTTGATGACGTGGAGTATGAGGGAAAGACAATACCACTTAGCCAGTGTAATAATGCCTTTATCTTTCCCGGGCTTGGTCTGGGGGTGGTTGCAACGAAGCCCAAAGTTGTCAGTGATGGGATGATTGAAGCCGCTGTAGAGACCTTGGCCGAGTGTGCGCCTTCTTTACAGGACCCAAATGCAAAGTTATTGCCACGTTTGGAGGACGCCCGTGAAGTATGTCGAAAAATCGCAATGGCAGTTGGCGAAGTTGCTTATGAGGAACAACTTGCCCAAGTTGGAGATCCACATGAGCTTGAATTGCGCATTGATGAAAAGACTTGGGAGCCTAGGTATTTACCTTATCGGGCGGAATAA